The following DNA comes from Centroberyx gerrardi isolate f3 chromosome 4, fCenGer3.hap1.cur.20231027, whole genome shotgun sequence.
TTTTGACATTTCATTGTGCTCCAGTTACGTGTTTTcatatgggtgtgtgtattatgtTACGCTCTGTTTACTCAATCACATGACACCTACAGGAAGAAGTGGAAGTCTGctaggaaataatccctcaaaaacatgttgccttgcaaactttattgtcacaacCTTTTCTTCTTATTTGGGGCGCCTTTGTTCACCGGGACAACAGCTAATCCAATTAGGGAGTTTGATTCTCACGTGATattaacattttcacaacagaacAATGTATTGATAAAGGCCCAAAGGAGGAGAGCCACTAATTTAGGGATGACCCCTCACCCTCATGGAGTCTGCAGTCTGTGTCAGCTCCTCTATTTCCCTCTCTGAGTCCAGCGCTCTGTGCTCAACTTCCTGCTTGGTCCTCTCCAGCTGCCTCTGttcaaacacaaatacaacagCTTATCACAGCCTCGGTCAAAGCAAAAGGACAGTAAACAAATGATTTCCCAACAGCTCGGCTAACCTGCCTCTCGGCCCTCTCTGCTGCCGCTGGCACGGTGTCATGGCCTCGGTGTTGGTCCACGGTACACATCAGGCAAATGCACTGCTGGTCGGTGCGGCAGTAAATCTCCAGCAGCTTGTCGTGACGGCGGCAGATGCTCTCGCGGACTTTCTCGGAGGCTTGCACGAGCTTGTGTTTCTTCAGCGGCGGCACCTCAAAGTGAGGGGTCAGGTGTGTCTCGCAGTACGCGGCCATGCACACCAGGCAGAACATGACGGCCGTCCGCTTTCTGTCGGTGCAGGCGTCGCACTCCACATCTCCAGGTGAAGCGCAGCGGTCGCCAGCAGCACCTGGTTGGGCGTTTTCATTACCCGCCGCCTTGCGTTTGTCCAGCAGGTCGGTCAGCAGCGTGTTCCTCTTCAGAATCGGCCTGGGTCTGAAGGTCTGCCTGCACTGGGGGCAGCTGTACCCTGCTTTCTGCCTCTCATACTGGTCCCAGAAGTTGTTGATACAGTCCATACAGTAACTGTGTCCGCAGGCCGTCGTCACTGGATCCTTCAGCAGATGTAAACAGATGGAGCAGTCGAACAGCTCCTGGTGTTCTGCCATTTTTACTTTGCGACTCAGTGACAGTTTAGGCTACTTTCAGTTTCTATCAGGGAGGAGGGGCTTTTCTCTGTGAGCGCGCGCTCACATTGGCATGTTTTGGTCCGTGTCAGTGCGATATGGTTTGGTTATTTGGTATGCTTGAAATACATTGTTTTTCACCGCATGGGGATTTAACGTTCTATGACAAAAGGCTTTGTCAGCGTTGTGAattggaggagggagaaaggaaaaaggaaaaaaagaaaatgtaatatataCCCAAATTTGAAAGTGCAATTTAATTCTCCAACCTCCCAAATTCCTCTTAACTTCCAGTGATAGGACCAGTTGGAGGAGCAAACATCGCTCTTTGCTGCAAATTAATCTAGTTTTGACGTCAGAAATAATATTTAACTAGCCTACTTAATATTCCACTACCACAATAACTACCACTATTAATAACGTATTCTTATTTTTAGGCTTTGTCCAGTAGTTACTAAACATAGTGCATAGAAAGTATGTTTTGTATCCAACGAGTTTCTGTACTGTCTTCATTACTGTTTATAATAACAATTATGTTTTATAAAAATCATTCACGCATGTGAGGTAACATATAGAGTAATTGCACATTTGAAGCTATTTTTGGTACAACaacccttgtgtttttttttgttgatttataTCTTACTAAGGTATACCTGATGATAAACTACTTGTGTTATCCCTGTTATCCGGTCTGTTGATCATGACCAAGATAATGATTAGTTATGAATGTTCAATATTTGCTATTAGCCAAACTGAAGTGTTTGCCATTGAATCTCCCATCTCAAACTTGAAAGAGTGGAACATGAAGGACTGAGAGAAATAATGGTCACtaaatttaaaatgtttagttCTGTCCTTTAGTTCAAACAAGCATGCCATTGCTAATGATACACAGTAATACTGGTTGTCATGGCTGACCTCAGATGGCTGCAGGTTTGTCGCACTTCAACAAGTGTTTCCTCCTAATAGGAGTTTGCTTGGCAGAGACTGAACACAAGGAAGGAAAGGGGAACTCTGAACTTCATTGTGGTCAAAACCCCCTGGGAAATCTCTGGTATAATTGCACTGTAAAGTCAAATGACAATGAACTTCAGCTTAACCTTTTTTAGtgaggaaaaagacaaacaggGTGGAACTTCACTACCAAGCATCTCTACTATATCTACtactagttgttttttttaacaaaactgTGATAATACACCAATAGTAAattaaacattcacataaaAGAAACATCAcccaaatataaatataatgaaaataaattccATATTGCAGTAGTATCAGGTAGATTTTCAACAGAATGTGAAGTTTACTGTGTTATCTGATGCAACCTGTGCTCTGTCTATTATGTATCTATATATGTATTCATCTATGCCTGTAAAGTCTAGGGgagttgatttaaaaaaatacacccatccTGCCTGTTTGAGAGCACCATTTTACATTCTTTTGAAAATCTACCTCTATGTTTACATGAAACTATATCATCAAGActacaggaagaaaaaaaaggaagtaTTTAATCCAGAAACAGACATTTAATGTTATAACACTTAATTCACTTTAGTAAACACAGGCCTGGGCTGATGTCAATAAATTGTAACTCCTACTCAGATAAAcagattgctggcatgaaagtataTCTCACTGTTTAACATCAGTGAAGTTATTAGCTATCTTCAGCCTTTTATTTACCAAATAtgaacattttagaggatgcaATCATCTCTGTTTTGAAAGTAATGAGCAAAGAACAGCAAacaatttctttccaaaatggataaacCTTTTTAGCAGCAGTGTTTAACATTTATAGAAGAAAGTGCACAGAAAATAAGCACTACGTATTattgatgctgcattcaggCGATCTTGATAATGGACGCCCTTTACTCTGGCAGGAGAATCCTAACAGATGATCCTCTGGCAACCATGAACCCCGGGTGAAGAGGCTGAGAGAACGTGGCCTGAACTCTGTGCAGGAGCGTCATTTCGCCAGAATCCGCCAGACTGTAGAAAGACAGGATCCCCGCCTTATGATTCAGATACACTCCCACCCTGGAGGAGCAGGGGACGCGTACTTTAGTCTTGACTTCATCGTGCCAGAACGTGCAGCCAGACACCGAAAGGGACAAGCACCAGGACCGGTCGCTGTATCCGAAGCCGCACTCCTCCACTGCCGTCCCTTTATAGCAGACGGCGACCTCCACCCTCGGGCCCTTCCACTCCGCCTCCCAGTAGCAAACGCCAGATAAGCCTTCAGCGCACAGTACCTGGTCGTATTCTGTGAACCTCTCTGGGTGGGCCGGGTAGCTCTGGGCCTTTTTACTCCATGTCACCTTGCGGTTTCCCTCAGACAGCGAAAGGTTTTCAAATGCCGTGTTGGGATCCAGACTGAGCTGACAGGAGTCTGGAATTTAGAAACTGTTATTATTCAGTTGCTGtgatatagtgtgtgtgtgtgtgagtgtgtgtgtgtttcagagacagagagagagaacgagagaggcacagagacaCATGTTCATTAAGGTATTTATGTCAAAATAACACCTTACACATGGAAAACTCCTGTCTTGTCTTGGGATCAGGATCAACTTGCactgaaacaagaaaaaacatcacCATTGTTTTGTTATCCTGAAAACAGCACTGATGACACTTGGGAGAATCAGCAATTTTGTATATAATTTCATTGTACCAACATGAagttattttctcacttttctcaGCTATGTCAGCGATAGCCTTGGACATGctttccagtctctctctcacatcagAAATCACTTTCTTGACAAACTCAAAAGGCGTGTGCAGCTGGACGCTGGCGTCAGACGTCACGTCAGATTCTGGACGGTCAAATATAGACTGGCAACTCTAGAAAGgtttaaaaaagagaaacgtaatataaatgcaacataaACACAGTTTgatcaaatcacacacacacagtgtcaaaGATCATTGGACTTTCCTCTCTGAACCTCACAGACCTCAACACAGGTCTCAAGAGACTTCCTGATTAAAGAaaggtatctatctatctatctatctatctatctatctatctatctatctatctatttacctatctatctatctatctatctatctatctatctatctatctatccacagtatctatctacctatctatctagctatctatctatctatctatctatccacagtatctatctacctatctatctatgttATGTCCACCTGCAGGAAGTGGATGTGGTCCTCGGTGAGTGAGAGCTGCTTCAgctcctcgtctctctccctcagctcgGCGATCTCCCTCTCCAGACGCTGCTCCAGTCCCTCTGCTCGGCTCATCGCAGCCTCCTCCTGATCTCTGATCAGCTTCTTCACAGCAGAGCGCCTTTTCTCAGTCGACAGGATTATTTCGGCAAAGGTTTTCTCGCTTTCATCGATTGCCACATCAGCAGAACACtgacagtgcaaaaaaacagaaaaagaaaaaaggatgcTCTTAATGTCCATGAAGAAAATGGACTAAGAAATGACTGTGTGAACACGTGAGATAATATTCACCTTTAGTGTTTTCATCGTCTGCCTCAGCTGTCGcagctccttctctttctcctgaaTTCTCTGCTGGTAGCTTCGCTTTTTCTTTCCAAATtgtttctgaaaacaaatcATATTGTCCACCCCGCTGTTTACTCTTGAATTGTGCAGTGCCAAAACAATAGTGTAGCCTAAACACACAGGTACATCTATATtagattgactgattgattagTTTATTAAAGTGTCATACACACAAGAtgcccagcccacatggacTTACATGACACTACCAATTAGTTACATGGGTGTAGGCCTACATcatcaaaaaatgaaaagattcAGCAAACTCAGATATCACACAAACAGAATATCCTGCCATTCCCCCCCATGCTTTATAAATGAAGGGAGCAATATGGAAACTACCCTTTCTAAAACATAGTTcaagtttttcataatcatctagCCAGAAGAAATTCATAAAGACAGAAGACATTTTGCTATATACAACACAATTCTAAACACATTTCTACACATAATATCTGCCTATAATTACCATTGAATATACCGACCTCTTCAACTGCCACTACATACTGGTCTAGGCAGAGATTATTCCCCATTCATGTGATTAAGTCAAATTAAGACCAATCTGTGACCCATCAGTTTTGATTTGGATTTTGATTCCACATTGATTTGCACACTACTCCTGATATTGTAACAACAAAGTCACAAGCAAGCTGACACCTGtttgtctgtcctctctgctgcagccgaGACAGTGTCGTGACCTTTGTGCTCATCcatcacacacagcagacagatgCACTGGCCGTCAGTGCGGCAGTACACCTCCAGCAGTTTGTCATGTTTAGAGCAGATCTTCTCCTGTATCGAAGCTGAGATTTCCACCAGCTTGTGCCTCTTGAACGCAGCAGATTCATAGTGGGGCTGCAGGTGGGTGGCGCAATaagaggccagacacaccaggcaAGACTTGACAGCTTTGAGCTTCCTCACAGTGCAGAAATCACACTCCACGTCCCCCGGGCCGGCTTCGCCCTGGGCAAAAACACCACGGTCATTTTTGGCCCCTGCAGTTAGTTTTTCCACCAGCTCGGCCAGCACCGTGTTCTTGTTCAGGACAGGCCTCGGGGTGAAGGTGTGTCTGCACTGGGGACAGCTGTACACCCTACGGCCCTTCCTCTGATGCTCCTGATCCCAGTAGCCGTCGATGCAGGCCTTGCAGTAGCTGTGCCCACACTGCAGAGTCACGGGGCTCCTCAGCAGGTCCAGGCATATCGAGCAGGAAAACGGATCTGGGTCTTTGGAAATAGCCTCTGCCATCTTGACCACGGCACACTCTAACTTTCGTTTCGTTTTCTGAAAACGAAAGTTAGACAGTATGGGAGTGGTTATAATGTCTGTTGTCTGACTAGCTCTCCGCAGATAAAATGTAATACAGATGCCAAATAAAGAAGTAGCGACCTTTAAGCTACTCCACAAATAAATCAACTTGTCAAAAATACACCAGCTTAACaatgttttgaatattttaCTTTATAGTCGAACTTACTTCTCCTCGAGGCATTGCCCTCCCCTTGTATTGTTCATAGTTAATATTACGGTGTGATAAAACATAAagaaatttgtttctttttatgaTATCTAAATATTTAGAGGGGATGAAACGAGGAGACAACATAGGAATCGAGGAGACACCATATGAAACGAGGGGACACATT
Coding sequences within:
- the LOC139912528 gene encoding tripartite motif-containing protein 16-like, with product MAEAISKDPDPFSCSICLDLLRSPVTLQCGHSYCKACIDGYWDQEHQRKGRRVYSCPQCRHTFTPRPVLNKNTVLAELVEKLTAGAKNDRGVFAQGEAGPGDVECDFCTVRKLKAVKSCLVCLASYCATHLQPHYESAAFKRHKLVEISASIQEKICSKHDKLLEVYCRTDGQCICLLCVMDEHKGHDTVSAAAERTDKQKQFGKKKRSYQQRIQEKEKELRQLRQTMKTLKCSADVAIDESEKTFAEIILSTEKRRSAVKKLIRDQEEAAMSRAEGLEQRLEREIAELRERDEELKQLSLTEDHIHFLQSCQSIFDRPESDVTSDASVQLHTPFEFVKKVISDVRERLESMSKAIADIAEKMQVDPDPKTRQEFSMYSCQLSLDPNTAFENLSLSEGNRKVTWSKKAQSYPAHPERFTEYDQVLCAEGLSGVCYWEAEWKGPRVEVAVCYKGTAVEECGFGYSDRSWCLSLSVSGCTFWHDEVKTKVRVPCSSRVGVYLNHKAGILSFYSLADSGEMTLLHRVQATFSQPLHPGFMVARGSSVRILLPE